A single genomic interval of Arachis duranensis cultivar V14167 chromosome 7, aradu.V14167.gnm2.J7QH, whole genome shotgun sequence harbors:
- the LOC107458187 gene encoding uncharacterized protein LOC107458187 encodes MASTPREDTQSNNVAPTDNEIEVESNINPTLETPQAMDNNASNPEGSTPVEGDNKANVKSAYWEYFDRLKVEGEWKAKCKFCKSVLNANPKNGTKSLRNHVDRYCKRIKVATSRQSSIVESLANKHKCKK; translated from the coding sequence ATGGCTAGCACTCCTAGAGAAGATACACAAAGCAATAATGTTGCTCCGACCGATAATGAAATTGAAGTTGAGAGTAATATTAATCCCACTTTGGAAACTCCACAAGCAATGGATAATAATGCCTCGAATCCAGAAGGATCAACTCCTGTTGAAGGTGACAATAAGGCTAATGTTAAGAGTGCTTATTGGGAGTATTTTGATCGTTTGAAAGTTGAAGGTGAATGGAAGGCAAAATGCAAATTTTGCAAGAGTGTGCTTAATGCAAATCCGAAGAATGGTACCAAGTCACTGAGAAATCATGTGGACCGATATTGTAAGAGAATAAAAGTGGCGACCTCAAGGCAATCATCAATTGTTGAATCTCTAGCAAACAAGCACAAGTGCAAAAAGTAA